One window of the Triticum dicoccoides isolate Atlit2015 ecotype Zavitan chromosome 3B, WEW_v2.0, whole genome shotgun sequence genome contains the following:
- the LOC119274186 gene encoding putative E3 ubiquitin-protein ligase SINA-like 6, which yields MEDRSNSNKRKGDGEQEGRKSGCKRQNVSTVMEVFDCTVCSKPLRPPIFQCSKGNSICRHCQERLPLFERIPVQRCYIMERVVDNIFVPCKHGCSTTIAYYQKEKHERQCPCGPCLCPVSGCGFVAPTTVLLDHLATVHKLPTTPMELFKPFEVPVQPGSRVLKTKYNRLFLLKMEALESYGHGVSLVCVQPETPGGNVGITVGFSCAPGHNQESKWEMGPDGVPKQCLCIVPGKETDVVATITIEREDYEED from the exons ATGGAGGATAGAAGCAACTCCAATAAGAGGAAAGGAGACGGCGAGCAGGAGGGAAGAAAAAGCGGTTGCAAGAGGCAGAATGTGAGCACGGTGATGGAGGTATTCGACTGCACCGTCTGCTCCAAGCCCCTGAGGCCTCCCATTTTCCAG TGTTCCAAGGGAAACTCCATCTGCCGGCATTGCCAGGAGAGGCTCCCGTTATTCGAACGGATCCCCGTCCAGCGCTGCTACATCATGGAGCGCGTCGTCGACAACATCTTTGTTCCCTGCAAACACGGATGCTCCACGACGATCGCTTACTACCAGAAGGAAAAGCACGAGAGGCAGTGCCCTTGTGGCCCGTGCTTGTGCCCGGTCTCCGGCTGTGGCTTCGTCGCGCCAACCACGGTGCTCCTGGACCATCTTGCCACTGTGCACAAGTTGCCAACAACACCGATGGAGTTATTCAAGCCGTTCGAAGTCCCGGTGCAACCGGGCTCCCGAGTTCTCAAAACCAAATACAACCGCCTCTTCCTGCTCAAGATGGAGGCGCTGGAGTCCTACGGCCATGGCGTCTCACTCGTCTGCGTGCAGCCAGAAACTCCGGGAGGAAATGTCGGAATCACCGTGGGTTTCTCATGCGCACCAGGACATAATCAGGAGTCAAAGTGGGAAATGGGACCCGATGGGGTACCAAAGCAATGCTTGTGCATCGTGCCTGGTAAAGAAACCGATGTCGTGGCCACCATCACAATAGAGAGGGAGGACTATGAGGAAGACTAA